From Nicotiana tabacum cultivar K326 chromosome 20, ASM71507v2, whole genome shotgun sequence, one genomic window encodes:
- the LOC107808011 gene encoding small ribosomal subunit protein eS19x-like, with the protein MEAARTVKDVSPHEFVKAYTAHLKRSGKMELPEWTDLVKTGKLKELAPYDPDWYYIRAASMEWKIYLRGGIGVGGFRRIYGGNQRNGSHPRHFCKSSGSVARNILQQVQNMNIIDFDPKGGRRITSNSQRDLDQVAGRIVAAL; encoded by the coding sequence ATGGAGGCAGCGAGAACCGTGAAAGATGTTTCCCCTCACGAATTTGTGAAGGCTTATACCGCTCACCTCAAGCGTTCCGGCAAGATGGAGCTTCCTGAGTGGACTGATCTCGTCAAGACTGGTAAACTCAAAGAGCTTGCTCCATATGACCCTGATTGGTACTACATTAGAGCTGCTTCTATGGAATGGAAGATCTATTTGAGGGGTGGTATTGGTGTTGGCGGATTCCGAAGAATCTATGGTGGTAACCAGAGGAATGGCAGCCACCCTCGTCATTTCTGTAAGAGCAGTGGTTCAGTTGCACGCAACATACTTCAGCAAGTACAGAACATGAACATCATTGACTTTGATCCTAAGGGTGGAAGGAGAATCACATCCAATAGCCAACGTGATCTTGACCAAGTTGCTGGAAGAATTGTTGCTGCTCTTTAA